The following are encoded together in the Lathyrus oleraceus cultivar Zhongwan6 chromosome 3, CAAS_Psat_ZW6_1.0, whole genome shotgun sequence genome:
- the LOC127129727 gene encoding uncharacterized protein LOC127129727 — translation MDESTSTGSSTMIKLTSSNYSIWKPRMEDILYCKDLYQPLQDKGTKPTGKSDDDWNVMNRKTVGQIRQWIDQSVFHHVAQETVAYTLWTKLETLYERKTAQNKASTNRRLVNQYEDGA, via the coding sequence ATGGACGAGTCAACTTCGACGGGATCATCGACGATGATTAAGTTAACCTCTTCGAATTACTCCATTTGGAAGCCAAGAATGGAAGACATACTTTATTGCAAGGATTTGTATCAACCTTTGCAAGATAAAGGGACGAAGCCAACCGGCAAGTCAGATGATGATTGGAATGTGATGAATAGGAAAACCGTTGGACAAATTCGACAATGGATAGATCAAAGTGTCTTCCATCATGTTGCGCAAGAAACGGTTGCGTACACATTATGGACAAAACTAGAAACATTGTACGAGAGAAAAACAGCCCAGAATAAAGCTTCTACTAATCGGCGATTGGTGAACCAATATGAAGATGGTGCTTGA
- the LOC127128929 gene encoding transcription repressor MYB6 isoform X1, with the protein MGRAPCCEKVGLKRGRWTAEEDEILTKYIKANGEGSWRSLPKNAGLLRCGKSCRLRWINYLRDDLKRGNISAEEETLIVKLHASFGNRWSLIASHLSGRTDNEIKNYWNSHLSRKIYTFRGTTTNYNNNIKEIPSQGILVNIPPKRKGGRISRNAIKKNKQYTQRVSESANWLSSTGEDTPNELPLPCIVGENIETDQNPNPKVINDDDLLNLNDIIIDTCEVEKERDSNDDEGVRDKTHDTKNNSVTCRSSNDLDWDSVVPLLNNKGQSLSWELTWLWDDDEWEKDFHKYTEIDPDHKQNAIFSWL; encoded by the exons ATGGGAAGAGCACCTTGTTGTGAAAAAGTGGGTTTGAAGAGAGGAAGGTGGACAGCagaggaagatgaaattttgacCAAATATATTAAGGCCAATGGAGAAGGTTCTTGGAGGTCATTACCCAAAAATGCAG GATTGCTTAGATGTGGAAAAAGTTGTAGATTAAGATGGATAAACTATTTGAGAGATGATCTGAAAAGAGGAAATATTTCTGCTGAAGAGGAAACTCTCATTGTCAAGTTGCATGCTTCTTTTGGCAACAG GTGGTCTTTGATTGCAAGTCATTTATCAGGAAGAACAGACAACGAGATTAAAAACTACTGGAACTCTCATTTGAGTCGAAAAATTTACACTTTCCGAGGAACCACGACAAATTACAATAATAATATTAAAGAGATTCCTTCACAAGGAATCTTAGTTAATATACCTCCGAAAAGAAAAGGTGGTAGAATTAGCAGGAATGCTATCAAGAAAAATAAACAGTATACCCAAAGAGTTTCTGAAAGCGCAAATTGGCTTTCTTCTACTGGTGAAGATACCCCAAATGAGCTTCCGTTGCCATGCATTGTCGGTGAAAATATTGAAACTGATCAAAATCCAAATCCGAAGGTTATTAATGACGATGATTTGTTGAATTTAAATGATATTATTATAGACACATGCGAGGTGGAAAAAGAAAGAGACAGTAATGATGATGAAGGAGTTCGGGACAAAACACATGACACTAAGAATAATAGTGTGACATGTCGAAGTTCGAATGATTTGGATTGGGATAGTGTTGTGCCTTTGTTGAATAATAAAGGACAATCTTTGTCATGGGAGTTAACTTGGTTGTGGGATGATGATGAATGGGAGAAGGATTTTCACAAGTATACTGAGATTGATCCTGATCATAAACAAAATGCTATATTTTCTTGGTTATAA
- the LOC127128929 gene encoding transcription factor MYB11 isoform X2, protein MEKVLGGLLRCGKSCRLRWINYLRDDLKRGNISAEEETLIVKLHASFGNRWSLIASHLSGRTDNEIKNYWNSHLSRKIYTFRGTTTNYNNNIKEIPSQGILVNIPPKRKGGRISRNAIKKNKQYTQRVSESANWLSSTGEDTPNELPLPCIVGENIETDQNPNPKVINDDDLLNLNDIIIDTCEVEKERDSNDDEGVRDKTHDTKNNSVTCRSSNDLDWDSVVPLLNNKGQSLSWELTWLWDDDEWEKDFHKYTEIDPDHKQNAIFSWL, encoded by the exons ATGGAGAAGGTTCTTGGAG GATTGCTTAGATGTGGAAAAAGTTGTAGATTAAGATGGATAAACTATTTGAGAGATGATCTGAAAAGAGGAAATATTTCTGCTGAAGAGGAAACTCTCATTGTCAAGTTGCATGCTTCTTTTGGCAACAG GTGGTCTTTGATTGCAAGTCATTTATCAGGAAGAACAGACAACGAGATTAAAAACTACTGGAACTCTCATTTGAGTCGAAAAATTTACACTTTCCGAGGAACCACGACAAATTACAATAATAATATTAAAGAGATTCCTTCACAAGGAATCTTAGTTAATATACCTCCGAAAAGAAAAGGTGGTAGAATTAGCAGGAATGCTATCAAGAAAAATAAACAGTATACCCAAAGAGTTTCTGAAAGCGCAAATTGGCTTTCTTCTACTGGTGAAGATACCCCAAATGAGCTTCCGTTGCCATGCATTGTCGGTGAAAATATTGAAACTGATCAAAATCCAAATCCGAAGGTTATTAATGACGATGATTTGTTGAATTTAAATGATATTATTATAGACACATGCGAGGTGGAAAAAGAAAGAGACAGTAATGATGATGAAGGAGTTCGGGACAAAACACATGACACTAAGAATAATAGTGTGACATGTCGAAGTTCGAATGATTTGGATTGGGATAGTGTTGTGCCTTTGTTGAATAATAAAGGACAATCTTTGTCATGGGAGTTAACTTGGTTGTGGGATGATGATGAATGGGAGAAGGATTTTCACAAGTATACTGAGATTGATCCTGATCATAAACAAAATGCTATATTTTCTTGGTTATAA